CAGATTTTAGTTCTGCTCTTCGAATTTCCAAGTCCGTAGAGTAACTGTTCACATTCCTACTTGCACCCACTTTTGACTGTTCCAAGGTTGCCCGTGCCTGTTCGACAGCCGTTGAGAGTCGGTCGTATTCTTGTTTAGAAATGATGCCTTCATCAAACAAAGGTTTCTGTTGATCCCGTTCTCTAATTGCCTGGTCATAAGCTGCCTGTGCATCTCTCACATCATTACCTGAGGTGTTCAAACTTTTTTGTCGACTCAATTCTTGTTCGGCTTCTTTCACTCGAATTTGCAATTGTTCGATACTTGCTTGAGCGTTATTAATATTTGCCGGGGAGGGAATCAATTGAATTTTAGCGATTTTTTGACCTACTGTCACTTGTTCACCTGCTTCCACATATATTTCCTTGATGACACCTGGTACTTGCGATTTTAGTGCCACTTCCTTGACAGGAAGTATCGAACCTGTCGCAACGGTTTTTTTCACAATGTTAATAGTTTCAGGTGCTACTGATTCATACACCACAGGTTTTTCTTGACCTTTTTGATACAAAAACCAAGCAGTGCCTAAAAATGCTACTATGATGATACCAATGAAAACGAAGTATTTAGTCATTTTTTCTTTTGTGTTTTTTGTGTTGAAGTGTTGGTTTTTAAGGTGTTGGCGTTTTTCATTTTCATTTTCATTTTAATTCGTTCCCTATTTCGCCCTCAATGCCTCAATCGGTTTAATCATTGCAGCTTGTGAAGCGGGAATCAAACCTGCAATTGCGCCTGTGATAATCAAAATACTTGTTGCTGCAATTGCAGCCTTGAAATTGATTTCAGGATTGCCGAAATATTCCAGTTGTACATTGAAGGCAGTCATCAAATAACTTACTCCTTCAATCAGCCCAACGGCTACCACCAAGCCCATATAACCTGCCACGGCCGTCAACAAAACCGACTCTTGAATCACCAACGAAATAATCGAAAAAGGCGTAGCTCCCAGAGCTTTCCGCAATCCAAATTCTCTCGTACGTTCTTTCACTGCTATCAGCATGATGTTGCTAACTCCCACAATTCCAGCAATCAATGTACCGATGCCAACTGCCCAAGTGAACAAGTTGATACCTGTAAAAACGCCTTGAAACTGTTGGAACTCTTTTTGGGTATTCCATGAGCCAATCGCATCTTTGTCGTCAGGAGAAACCTTGTGACGTTCAGAAAGCAGATGTCGAACTTGCCCTTCTACGTTTTCCACATTCATATTTGCAGGCACCGTGAAAGCAAACCAACCGATATTGTTGCCCCAATTGTTCATTTGTTGAGTAGTCGTGTATGGAATGTGAATAGACTGCTCATCATCCCCCACACCTTCACCTGTTTTCATGCTTTTCACTACGCCAATCACCTTGAAATAACTGCCCTTGATATCAATGTATTGATTGACAATCGGTTCATCTTCTTCAAAAAGTAATTCCGCTACCCGTTTGCCGATTACCGCTACTTTTCGTTTTTCTACAATGTCCAAATCATTCAGAAATCTTCCTTTTACAAATCGTCTTGATTCTACATTGATATAATCGGGTGCATCGCCAGTCACTTCAAAACTACCCGATTTGTCGTTGTGAGAAATCACAAATTGACCTACCAGATTCAAGCGAGGACAGATATATTCGATATTCGAAATATTTTGCTTCAAATATTGGATGTCCGTTTCATTGATGTAAAAACGGCGACCAGGTTGCATTCCTTTGTAGGCAACCGTTGTTTTTCGAGTCCAAACGAAAGCTGCATTTTTTGACATTCCGCCAAACATTCCCGTCACACCTTTCTCCAGACCTGCCCCCGCACCCAACAATAGCATCAACATAAAGATACCCCAAAACACGCCAAATGCGGTGAGAGCCGTCCTCAGTTTGTGCCTACTTATCGAAGCGAATATTTCTTGCCATTTGTCAATATCAAACATCTTTTTTGTGTTGATGTGTTTTGTATTAGGGTGTTAAAGTTGCCAAAAAATTATTTCCTATGTTTCTTTTACAAACTTTTATATTGATTATCAGCACCATTTCATCATTATTCTTCACGCAATGCCTCAATCGGATTAATCGCTGCTGCTTTTCGAGCAGGAAGATAACCCGCTAAACCGCCAAAAACCACCAACATTGCCGTTGCACCGAGTGCCAAACTGATGTCAATTTCGGGCTGTCGAAACATCCCCGCCCCCTCAGGGCCCATCGCCATATTCATCAATTCCAACAAACCTACTCCACACAACAAACCCATGTATCCTGCAATACTCGTGATAAAAATGGACTCCATCAACACCATACTGATAATCGAATTGGGTGTAGCTCCCAAAGCTTTTCGCAATCCAATCTCCTTAGTTCGTTCACTCACAACAATCAACATAATATTGCCCACTCCAATAATTCCCGCCAACAAAGTACCGATTCCTACAAACCCTACAAGCCCTCTAATCCCTGCAAAAAGATCCAAAATACTTTGAAAGCGTTCGTTGTTGTTGAAAACGTGAATTGCTTGTTTGTCTTCAATCGCAAATTGGTGCCTATCTGCCAACAGTTGTTCAATTTGACGAGTCATTTTTTCGGTCACTTCAATTGGCAAATCACCTGTTGTGACCATCATCTGGTTCACATAATTTTTCTGGTGAAACACTTGATTGCCCGTACTCCACGGAATGTAAATGTTCTTCATTTCGTTCGGTCCACCAGTATCTTTGAAAACACCGATTACTTTGAAGGGAATACCTTTTATTTCGATGTAAGTGCCAAGCGGATCCATTCCTTTTTCATATATCGTTTCTGCCACCAAGTCCCCAATTGCCGCCACTTTTCGCTCCTCTTCAATGTCTTTGTCATTCAAAAAACGTCCTTGAGAAACCAAGGTATTTTCGACATAGCGGTGTCCTGGATAGGTACAACGAACATTGAAGGAATACCCTTTATTCTTGTAAACAACAGAGTAATCACCACGAATATAGTTGCGAGGCGTACTGTATTCTATTCCTTCAATTTGTGCATTGATACTCTGAAAATCATCGAAGGTAAACTGTATTTGACGACCAGGTTTCATGCCTTTATAGGGCATACTTGTTCTTCCTTGTCGCATCCAAATACTGTTGATTGCATCGTCTCGAAAATCATATTCCACCCCATTTTGCAGTCCATTTCCCGCACCCAATAGCAATACCAACATGAAGATGCCCCAGAAAACTCCAAAGGCAGTCAGTGCCGTTCGCAGTTTGTGCCTGCGGATGGTTTCAATAATTTCTTGCCATTTGTCGAAGTCGAACATTTCTTTTAATTGTGTTTAGGGGTATGTGTTTTTATTGTATTAAAGTGTTAATGTTTTTTTGTATTGAAATTTTGGTGGTTTTTATCATCGTATAACTTCATAAGAAAGTTATTTGACAATTATAAGGGCGTAGCCCCGACCCTATTTGTAGGGAAAATCTGTAAGGATAGAAACCTATGAGCGTAGCTTCGGCACGTATAAATAACTGGTTTTTAAGGTGTCGAGGCTACGTCCCTCTTGAGAATCTATTTTATTATTATTCCTTCAAATAGTCTCGCAGCGATGCTGCTGAAATATAAAGAAACTTACGTTACACATTACTCAACGCTCCAGCACATTAACACATCAACACCTCAAAACATCAAAACAACATTCAATATCCATAACTCTCTATCACCCCATCCCTCAACCGAATCACCCGATCCGTCATTTCCGAAATTTCGTCCTCATGCGTCACAATGATGACTGTAATTCCCTCTTGATGTACCGATTTAAACAAATCCATTACCTCATTAGAAGTCTGTGTATCCAAAGCACCCGTAGGTTCATCTGCAAAAATCACTTTTGGTTTGGATATCAATGCCCTTGCTATCGCCACACGCTGCTGTTGACCGCCCGACATTTCGGAAGGAGTATGCTCCGCCCAGTCCTTCAAGCCCACTTTGTCGAGGTACTCCAAGGCGATTTCATTGCGTTTTTTGCGATTGACATTTTGGTAATAAAGTGGAAGAGCCACGTTCTCCATGGCATTTTTGAAGTGTAAGAGGTTGAAACTCTGAAACACAAAACCGAGGAATTGATTGCGGTAGTAGGCAGCTTTTTTTTGACTGAGGTTTTTAATCAAGGTATCCGACAAAATGTATTCTCCTTCATCGTAATCATCCAAAATACCCATGATATTCAATAAAGTAGATTTTCCCGAACCAGAAGGCCCCATAATAGAAACAAACTCACCTTGTTGAATACTCAGGTCTAAACTTTTGAGAACCTGCAATTTATTTTGACCAATTTGATAGGACTTGCTGATTTTTTTGAGTTCAATCATGTTTAGTGATGGTGGTTGATAAAGCTAAAATGGGTTTGATTGTGTTAGTCGTCTAAGTCACCCTCAAAGTTACAGTTAATTTGAAGGTAAAGTTGTATTTTGAATTCAATAAGGTACTATGCAACACCAAGTACCGTAAATTTTAATAGATAACGAACTTATGTCGCAAAAGATTCCTTCTACTCGGTATTTTTCTATGGGTAAAATGACATCTTTTTTGAATTTGCCCGTTCAATATCCACATTACTAAGGTATTGTTTTGAAGACAAAGTGACAAGATAAGCCGTGTTAAATAATGTTAATGCTTTGTGAACTTTATTTTAATTGCGACATTTAAGGCAACTTATTTTTTAGAATACACAACAAAAAACACAATGATTAAATGGACGATTATCTTCCTAATAGTAGTAGTATGCGTGGCTTGTCAACAAACCGAAGCTCCATCTTCTAAATCCCACTCAGTTACTGCTGCCAACTCTACGCAGCAAATGGCAGACAGCATACAAGCAATTTATGCCCACACCGATTTTCGAAACCATCCTTATGAGGCTGCTAAAAAAGTAGTATTGATTGAAGCCGAAATAAAAGCGGCAGGTGGAAAATTGGTACAACAACAGGTTTTTGAATATGCCCGAACCTTGTTGAATGCTGGTGAAACAACGAAGGCAGTGGCAAATCTCACCAAATTGATTCAGGTAACATCCAATTCCGATGAAGTAAACGACCAAAATAAGGAGCTGTATGAAATGTTGGCAATCAGCTGCCTGCGAAAAGCAGAACAAGAAAACTGTATCGAAAACCACTCCGAAGAATCTTGCATTATGCCCATTCAAGGTAAAGGAATTCATCTTAAAAAAGAAGGCTCAACAAGTGCGATTGAAGTCTATGAAAAGATTTTGGCGGTTTATCCCGATGACCTTCAAAGCCGTTGGTTGCTAAACATTGCCTACATGACCTTAGGTAAATATCCCAACGAAGTACCCAAACAATGGTTGGTCCCTGGATTGGCTACGAAAGAAACCGCCAATTTTCCTGCATTTAGGAATGTGGCAATGGGTTTGGGTTTGGACATTGACGCATTGGCAGGAGGAGTGATTGCAGAAGATTTTGACAATGATGGTTTTATAGACCTTATGGTTTCATCTTGGGGAATGTTGGATCAGATTCGGTTTTTTCGAAACAAGGGAGATGGCACTTTTGCTGAACAAACCGAAACCTCTGGCTTAAAAGGAATTACAGGAGGACTGAACCTCACACAAGGTGACTTCAACAACGATGGTTTTGTGGATTTTGCCATATTACGAGGTGGTTGGAAATACCTACCAGAATGGGGAATTTTACCCAATTCACTGATTCAAAACAATGGCGATGGCACTTTTACAGATGTCACGATTGTAGCAGGAATGTACAGCGTTCGCCCCTGCAAAACAGCCGTTTGGCTCGACTTCAATGCCGATGGATGGTTGGATTTGTTTGTTGGAAACGAATCCATTGAAGGAAAAAGCCGTTTTCCCTGCGAGTTGTTTGCCAACAATGGGGATGGCACTTTCACCGACATTGCGTCAAAAATCGGAATGGATGTGGTGACTTATTCCAAAGGAGTCAGCAGTGCAGACATTAACAAAGATGGTCTTCCTGATATTTACATTTCGTCATTGACAAGTGCCAACCAACTGTATCTCAACAAAGGAGGCAGTAGTTTGGAGAATTGGCGTTTTGAAGAAATAGGTGCGAAAGCGGGAGTTCAGAATCCTATACACAGTTTTCCCTCATGGTTTTACGACTTCAACAACGATGGATTTGAAGATATTTTTGTATTTCCATTTGATATGACAGCCTACAAAAATCAGGGAGGTGAAGTAGCTGCCGATTATTTGGGAGTGCCCTTCAAAACCGAATTGCCTGCTGTTTATCAAAACAATGGAGATGAAACTTTTACGGATGTTACCAAAAAACTGCACTTGGACAAAGTGCTGGTTACGATGGGCTGCAATTATGGCGACTTGGACAACGATGGTTTTTTGGATTTTTATTTGGCAACAGGTGCACCTGATTATCGGGCGATTGTGCCGAATAGAATGTTTCGCAATCGTGGTGGAACGGCTTTTGAAGATGTGACCATTGCAGGGAATTTTGGACATATCCAAAAAGGGCATGGCGTGGCGTTTGCAGATTTTGACAACGATGGTGATCAAGATGTGTATGTGGTGATGGGCGGCTCGTTTTCGGGCGATAATGCCCAAAATGCACTGTTTGAAAACCCTGGGAATCAAAACAAATGGATCACGATTCAACTGCAAGGCACAAAAACCAATCGCTCGGCTATCGGCTCCAAAATCATTCTTTCGGTAACAACTTCAAAGGGTGAAAAACGCAAGATTTACAACACGGTTTCGGATGGTGCGAGTTTTGGCTGCAATAGTCTGCAACAAGAAATTGGATTGGGCGATGCGGCAAGTATTGACAATATTGAAGTAGTTTGGGCGAATGGTTCACCTACTGCAATGACTTATGGCACAGCCGATATGAACCAAAAAATCAAAATCATTGAAGGAAAAGAAACCATTGAAGTTGTGCCGTTTCCAAAAGTGACATTGAAGGCGGATGGAGGGCATGAGCATCATCATCATTAACCCAAAATCTGCAAATATTTCTCTAACTCAGCTTTGTCTGTTTTCTCTTTTGAAATGTAATATTCAATTTCTGTGGGAATTGTATGTTCATCCGCTTCAATGCCCTGCAATTTTTTCTGCAATTGCCGAACCGTTCCTACATTTCCATCAAAAATGGTGATTTCTTTTGGGATGACCTTCAAAAAATGGGGATAAAAGTAAATAAAATGTGTACATCCCAATACAATACTGCTGTATTCACTCCAATCAATGTCCTTCAATTTTTGGTGGAGATAAGGCAAAATGATGGAGTCATTCAACTCAAATTTTTCAGCAAGCATCACCAATTCCTGCAATGGTAGATAATTCACCCGATGTTTGGCTTGAAGTCGGTCGACCAATGAATGAAACTTATCTTCTAAAAGTGTGCGCTCGGTCGCAAAAACCAAGACTTTTTTGGCTGGATTGTTTAGAATTGCAGGTTTGATTGCAGGCTCCATGCCGATGATAGGGAAGTCATATTTTTGGCGCAAGTCTTTGATAGCCACACTTGTTCCTGTATTGCAGGCTACGACCAAAGCTTTTAAGTTTTGCTTTGCCAAAAACGCAACAGCATCCAACATCAATGCACGGATATGCTCACTACTTTTCACTCCATAAGGCGCATTTTTGGAGTCTGCAAAATAGAGGTAGTTTTCATGGGGCAAAAGCCTAAGTGCTTCCTTCAAAACACTTATTCCGCCTACGCCCGAATCGAATAATGCAATGTTCATTTTTTGTTGATTTCTGAATGTATTCAATGGTCACAAACTTACAAAAGTCCTTCTTCTTTCATCATATTAACTGCAATTTCTGTTTCCACAGCACCTTTATTCAGTGAGCCAGGCAATAGAATCAAGCGTTTTTTGGAAACCCCTTCTTCATCTTTGAAGCGGACAGAAAAGTAAGCACGGGCAAGCATTTTTACTGCAGGAACAAAAGTAATTTCTTCAATTTGACTCCTGTAAATGACAGGCGTTGCAGAATTATTTAAACTATTTACAATATTGTAGAGAAAGTACAATACAAAAAAAGACCATAGAAACCCAAAAACCATATTCCCGCTACTAAAATTTGTGAATGCAGAGTAACCTAAAAATACGACGATAAGTCCTTGAATAATAAGAACACGATGAATGGTATTACTAGCTACCATTTCTGAAAATTCTCCAACAGTTTCGCTTGTAGTCAACACTATTTTGTCTGAAAAAACATGGCAATAACCCGTTTTTGTTCTAAATTTCTTTGCAGACTCTTTCATAATGGCTTGTTAATTGATTTCAAAGTGTCATAAAGCTAAGGAGAATGAGTTGAATCCACAAATATCTATTTTTTCTTTTCTATGGAGTTTATCTATATTGTGATGTGGAAGTTGTACAGGGGACATTTCAAAAATGACTTTGCAGGTTTGTAGTGTATTTTTATTTGTTTCTAAAGAATTCATCCTGATGTCAAAAAATCAATTAACTACAAAAAACATACATGGCAATTAGAGTTTTCGTAACAGGTGGTACTTTTGACAAAGAGTACAATATGATAACAGGTAAACTGTATTTTGAAAATACGCATTTACCCGAAATGTTTGAACGTGGGCGGTGCACCTTAGATGTACATATCCGCACACTGATGATGATAGACAGCCTCGATATGACGGATGCTGACAGAGAATTGATGGTCTATAGCTGCAAAAAAGCGGAAGAAGATCAGATTGTAATCACCCATGGAACCGATACCCTGGACTTGACCGCAGCAGCGATTGCAGCAGCCAACATCCCCAAAACCATTGTTTTGACAGGAGCGATGATTCCCTATCAATTTGGGATGTCTTCGGATGGGTTTTTCAATTTGGGAAGTGCCTTAGCATTTGCTCAAAGTTTGCCGCATGGAGTTTATGTCACCATGAATGGACGGTATTTTAGTTGGGACAATGTGCGGAAAAATCGAAGTACAGGCTTTTTTGAGGAAAAGAACTGAGAAACAAAAAGCCAAGTGAAAAATCACTCGGCTTTGTTTCTTCTTGTTGGGCTTGGGCTTGTTTCCAAAAATGAGCTTATCGTATAATTATAGATTGGATGAACTTGGTCACTTCAAGGGATGCTT
The Chitinophagales bacterium genome window above contains:
- the murI gene encoding glutamate racemase is translated as MNIALFDSGVGGISVLKEALRLLPHENYLYFADSKNAPYGVKSSEHIRALMLDAVAFLAKQNLKALVVACNTGTSVAIKDLRQKYDFPIIGMEPAIKPAILNNPAKKVLVFATERTLLEDKFHSLVDRLQAKHRVNYLPLQELVMLAEKFELNDSIILPYLHQKLKDIDWSEYSSIVLGCTHFIYFYPHFLKVIPKEITIFDGNVGTVRQLQKKLQGIEADEHTIPTEIEYYISKEKTDKAELEKYLQILG
- a CDS encoding asparaginase domain-containing protein, encoding MAIRVFVTGGTFDKEYNMITGKLYFENTHLPEMFERGRCTLDVHIRTLMMIDSLDMTDADRELMVYSCKKAEEDQIVITHGTDTLDLTAAAIAAANIPKTIVLTGAMIPYQFGMSSDGFFNLGSALAFAQSLPHGVYVTMNGRYFSWDNVRKNRSTGFFEEKN
- a CDS encoding ABC transporter permease gives rise to the protein MFDIDKWQEIFASISRHKLRTALTAFGVFWGIFMLMLLLGAGAGLEKGVTGMFGGMSKNAAFVWTRKTTVAYKGMQPGRRFYINETDIQYLKQNISNIEYICPRLNLVGQFVISHNDKSGSFEVTGDAPDYINVESRRFVKGRFLNDLDIVEKRKVAVIGKRVAELLFEEDEPIVNQYIDIKGSYFKVIGVVKSMKTGEGVGDDEQSIHIPYTTTQQMNNWGNNIGWFAFTVPANMNVENVEGQVRHLLSERHKVSPDDKDAIGSWNTQKEFQQFQGVFTGINLFTWAVGIGTLIAGIVGVSNIMLIAVKERTREFGLRKALGATPFSIISLVIQESVLLTAVAGYMGLVVAVGLIEGVSYLMTAFNVQLEYFGNPEINFKAAIAATSILIITGAIAGLIPASQAAMIKPIEALRAK
- a CDS encoding ABC transporter permease, translating into MFDFDKWQEIIETIRRHKLRTALTAFGVFWGIFMLVLLLGAGNGLQNGVEYDFRDDAINSIWMRQGRTSMPYKGMKPGRQIQFTFDDFQSINAQIEGIEYSTPRNYIRGDYSVVYKNKGYSFNVRCTYPGHRYVENTLVSQGRFLNDKDIEEERKVAAIGDLVAETIYEKGMDPLGTYIEIKGIPFKVIGVFKDTGGPNEMKNIYIPWSTGNQVFHQKNYVNQMMVTTGDLPIEVTEKMTRQIEQLLADRHQFAIEDKQAIHVFNNNERFQSILDLFAGIRGLVGFVGIGTLLAGIIGVGNIMLIVVSERTKEIGLRKALGATPNSIISMVLMESIFITSIAGYMGLLCGVGLLELMNMAMGPEGAGMFRQPEIDISLALGATAMLVVFGGLAGYLPARKAAAINPIEALREE
- a CDS encoding ABC transporter ATP-binding protein produces the protein MIELKKISKSYQIGQNKLQVLKSLDLSIQQGEFVSIMGPSGSGKSTLLNIMGILDDYDEGEYILSDTLIKNLSQKKAAYYRNQFLGFVFQSFNLLHFKNAMENVALPLYYQNVNRKKRNEIALEYLDKVGLKDWAEHTPSEMSGGQQQRVAIARALISKPKVIFADEPTGALDTQTSNEVMDLFKSVHQEGITVIIVTHEDEISEMTDRVIRLRDGVIESYGY
- a CDS encoding CRTAC1 family protein; this translates as MIKWTIIFLIVVVCVACQQTEAPSSKSHSVTAANSTQQMADSIQAIYAHTDFRNHPYEAAKKVVLIEAEIKAAGGKLVQQQVFEYARTLLNAGETTKAVANLTKLIQVTSNSDEVNDQNKELYEMLAISCLRKAEQENCIENHSEESCIMPIQGKGIHLKKEGSTSAIEVYEKILAVYPDDLQSRWLLNIAYMTLGKYPNEVPKQWLVPGLATKETANFPAFRNVAMGLGLDIDALAGGVIAEDFDNDGFIDLMVSSWGMLDQIRFFRNKGDGTFAEQTETSGLKGITGGLNLTQGDFNNDGFVDFAILRGGWKYLPEWGILPNSLIQNNGDGTFTDVTIVAGMYSVRPCKTAVWLDFNADGWLDLFVGNESIEGKSRFPCELFANNGDGTFTDIASKIGMDVVTYSKGVSSADINKDGLPDIYISSLTSANQLYLNKGGSSLENWRFEEIGAKAGVQNPIHSFPSWFYDFNNDGFEDIFVFPFDMTAYKNQGGEVAADYLGVPFKTELPAVYQNNGDETFTDVTKKLHLDKVLVTMGCNYGDLDNDGFLDFYLATGAPDYRAIVPNRMFRNRGGTAFEDVTIAGNFGHIQKGHGVAFADFDNDGDQDVYVVMGGSFSGDNAQNALFENPGNQNKWITIQLQGTKTNRSAIGSKIILSVTTSKGEKRKIYNTVSDGASFGCNSLQQEIGLGDAASIDNIEVVWANGSPTAMTYGTADMNQKIKIIEGKETIEVVPFPKVTLKADGGHEHHHH